A window of the Pseudomonas furukawaii genome harbors these coding sequences:
- a CDS encoding isobutyryl-CoA dehydrogenase: MDFNLTEEQRLLVESARAFAQHELAPHAADWDREHHFPLDVIRRAAEQGYLGLYIAEEDGGLGLSRLSASLIFEQLAAGCVATTAYLTIHNMAAWMLASFGDPALKAQWLPSLISGERLASYCLTEPDAGSDAAHLRTRARRDGDHYVLDGSKCFISGAGSTQVLVVMARTGDDGAKGISCFLVPADAEGIRYGRNEDKMGWRAQPTRTITFEAVRIPAGNRIGPEGQGFVYAMKGLDGGRLNIASCSLGAAQAALEQSLRYVEERKQFGKALAQFQALQFKLADMLTALTASRQMVRLAAHHLDQGHAEASLHCAMAKRFATDQCFELCNEALQLHGGYGYLNDYPLERWVRDTRVHQILEGTNEIMRVIVARRLLEQGGSLDRLS, translated from the coding sequence ATGGATTTCAACCTCACCGAAGAACAACGCCTGCTGGTGGAGAGCGCCCGCGCCTTCGCCCAACACGAACTGGCGCCCCACGCCGCCGACTGGGACCGCGAGCACCACTTCCCCCTGGACGTCATCCGGCGCGCCGCCGAACAGGGCTACCTGGGCCTCTACATCGCCGAGGAGGACGGCGGCCTCGGCCTCTCCCGGCTTTCCGCCTCGCTGATCTTCGAGCAGCTGGCGGCAGGCTGCGTGGCGACCACCGCCTACCTCACCATCCACAACATGGCCGCCTGGATGCTCGCCTCCTTCGGCGACCCCGCACTCAAGGCCCAATGGCTGCCCAGCCTGATCAGCGGCGAACGGCTGGCCTCCTACTGCCTGACCGAGCCGGATGCCGGCTCCGATGCCGCCCACCTGCGCACCCGCGCCCGACGCGATGGCGATCACTATGTGCTGGACGGCAGCAAGTGCTTCATTTCCGGCGCCGGCAGCACCCAGGTCCTGGTGGTGATGGCACGCACCGGGGACGACGGCGCCAAGGGCATTTCCTGCTTCCTGGTGCCGGCCGATGCCGAGGGCATCCGCTACGGCCGCAACGAGGACAAGATGGGCTGGCGTGCCCAACCCACCCGCACCATCACCTTCGAGGCGGTGCGCATTCCCGCCGGCAACCGCATCGGCCCGGAAGGCCAGGGCTTCGTCTACGCCATGAAGGGGCTGGACGGCGGCCGCCTCAATATCGCCAGCTGCTCCCTTGGCGCCGCCCAGGCGGCCCTGGAGCAGAGCCTTCGCTACGTCGAGGAGCGCAAGCAGTTCGGCAAGGCCCTGGCGCAGTTCCAGGCGCTGCAGTTCAAACTGGCCGACATGCTCACGGCGCTGACCGCCAGCCGCCAGATGGTGCGACTGGCCGCCCATCACCTCGACCAGGGGCACGCCGAGGCCAGCCTGCATTGCGCCATGGCCAAGCGCTTCGCCACCGATCAGTGTTTCGAACTCTGCAACGAGGCCCTGCAGCTCCACGGCGGCTACGGTTACCTGAACGACTACCCGCTGGAACGCTGGGTACGGGACACCCGGGTGCACCAGATCCTGGAGGGCACCAATGAAATCATGCGCGTCATCGTGGCGCGTCGTTTACTGGAACAGGGCGGCAGCCTCGACCGCCTGTCGTGA
- a CDS encoding CoA-acylating methylmalonate-semialdehyde dehydrogenase, protein MPRTIPQLIDGQWRESRARELIEVTDPATQDVLALAPKATAEEIEAAVASAQSAFASWREVPVPERARLMLRYQQLLKEHHDELAELLARETGKTFADAKGDVWRGIEVVEHAANVASLMMGETAENIARDIDIASWVQPLGVCVGITPFNFPAMIPLWMFPLAIACGNTFVLKPSEQDPLTPNRLAELFLEAGAPGGVLQVLHGGREQVDALLTHPDVRAISFVGSVPVGQHIYRTGTAHLKRVQAFAGAKNHMVVLPDAHKEQVLSNLVGASCGAAGQRCMAISVAVFVGESRAWIPELAEQMATLRPGHWKDAQAAFGPLISQQARQRVLRLIAEGKAEGAECLLDGSRCEVEGFPQGNWLGPTLFRGVTTRMGLYREEIFGPVLICLEVDTLDEAIALVNANPYGNGTSLFTRSGGAARHFQHAVEVGQVGINVPIPVPLPFFSFTGWKGSFYGDLHAYGKQAVRFYTETKTVTSRWFDDAPVTGPNMTIHLK, encoded by the coding sequence ATGCCCAGGACCATCCCCCAACTGATCGACGGACAGTGGCGCGAAAGCCGCGCCCGCGAACTGATCGAAGTGACCGATCCGGCGACCCAGGATGTCCTCGCCCTGGCGCCCAAGGCCACGGCGGAAGAAATCGAGGCCGCGGTGGCCAGCGCCCAGTCCGCCTTCGCCAGCTGGCGCGAGGTGCCGGTGCCCGAACGGGCCCGCCTGATGCTGCGCTACCAGCAACTGCTCAAGGAACACCACGACGAACTGGCCGAGTTGCTGGCCCGCGAGACCGGCAAGACCTTCGCCGACGCCAAGGGCGACGTCTGGCGCGGCATCGAGGTGGTCGAGCATGCCGCCAATGTGGCCAGCCTGATGATGGGTGAGACGGCGGAAAACATCGCCCGCGACATCGACATCGCCAGCTGGGTGCAACCCCTCGGCGTGTGCGTCGGCATCACCCCCTTCAATTTCCCCGCGATGATCCCGCTGTGGATGTTTCCCCTGGCCATCGCCTGCGGCAACACCTTCGTCCTCAAGCCCTCCGAGCAGGACCCGCTGACCCCCAATCGCCTGGCCGAACTCTTCCTCGAAGCGGGTGCGCCCGGGGGGGTGCTGCAGGTGCTCCACGGTGGCCGCGAGCAGGTGGACGCCCTGCTCACGCACCCCGACGTGCGGGCCATTTCCTTCGTCGGCTCGGTGCCGGTGGGCCAGCACATCTACCGCACCGGCACCGCGCACCTGAAACGGGTGCAGGCCTTCGCCGGCGCCAAGAACCACATGGTGGTGCTGCCCGACGCCCACAAGGAGCAGGTGCTGAGCAACCTGGTCGGCGCCAGTTGCGGCGCCGCCGGCCAGCGCTGCATGGCCATCAGCGTGGCCGTGTTCGTGGGTGAATCGCGGGCCTGGATTCCCGAACTGGCGGAACAGATGGCGACCCTGCGCCCCGGCCACTGGAAGGATGCCCAGGCCGCCTTCGGCCCGCTCATCAGCCAGCAGGCCCGGCAACGGGTCCTGCGCCTGATCGCCGAGGGCAAGGCCGAGGGCGCCGAGTGCCTGCTGGACGGCTCCCGCTGTGAGGTGGAGGGTTTCCCCCAGGGCAACTGGCTGGGCCCGACCCTGTTCCGGGGCGTGACCACCCGAATGGGCCTGTACCGGGAGGAAATATTCGGTCCGGTGCTGATCTGCCTGGAAGTGGACACCCTGGACGAGGCCATCGCCCTGGTGAACGCCAACCCCTACGGCAACGGCACCAGCCTGTTCACCCGCTCCGGAGGCGCCGCGCGGCACTTCCAGCACGCGGTGGAAGTGGGCCAGGTGGGCATCAACGTGCCCATTCCGGTGCCCCTGCCCTTCTTCTCCTTCACGGGTTGGAAGGGCTCCTTCTACGGCGACCTGCACGCCTACGGCAAACAGGCGGTGCGCTTCTACACCGAGACCAAGACGGTGACCAGTCGCTGGTTCGACGATGCACCGGTGACTGGCCCGAACATGACCATCCACCTGAAATAG